The Desulfuromonadales bacterium genome contains a region encoding:
- the msrB gene encoding peptide-methionine (R)-S-oxide reductase MsrB, with protein sequence MKSRGVVVGLLLAGLFVVGQSDGAEPLKVYSVDEGKYVMTEKVVKSKEEWRQTLTPEQFHILREKGTERAYSGKLHANHEHGIYRCAGCGLDLFSSESKYESGTGWPSFYAPVAPENVRFGEDSSFFMTRTEVLCPRCGGHLGHVFDDGPEPTGKRYCMNSAALEFVPMK encoded by the coding sequence ATGAAAAGCAGGGGAGTGGTTGTCGGGCTGCTGCTGGCCGGATTGTTTGTCGTCGGGCAGTCGGACGGGGCGGAGCCGCTGAAAGTCTATTCCGTCGACGAAGGGAAATACGTCATGACCGAGAAAGTTGTCAAAAGCAAGGAAGAGTGGCGCCAGACTCTGACTCCCGAGCAGTTCCATATCCTGCGCGAGAAGGGGACGGAGCGGGCCTATTCCGGCAAGCTGCACGCCAACCATGAACATGGCATTTACCGTTGCGCCGGCTGCGGCCTCGATTTGTTCAGCTCGGAGAGCAAGTACGAGTCGGGGACCGGCTGGCCGAGCTTTTACGCCCCGGTGGCACCGGAGAATGTCCGCTTCGGAGAAGACAGCAGCTTCTTCATGACCCGCACCGAAGTACTCTGCCCCCGCTGTGGCGGCCATCTCGGCCACGTTTTCGACGACGGACCCGAGCCGACCGGCAAGCGCTACTGCATGAATTCGGCGGCGCTGGAGTTCGTGCCGATGAAATGA
- a CDS encoding helicase C-terminal domain-containing protein translates to MQKTFSTAAIHAMRTAIAEAAGNEVFFLGRTDGERRVVEVEVLARGSAEAVPAILQLCRYGDVVIHNHPSGHLQPSGADLEIASRLGALGVGFHIVDNPVENVYRVVEAFVPKAETRVDPERIAALLGPDGAVARSLLGYEERPEQLRMAFAVGEAFNGGKLAVIEAGTGTGKSLAYLVPALLWALANEQRVVVSTNTINLQEQLIRKDLPFLQRAAGLEFRAVLVKGRGNYLCLRRAETAHLEPGLFDEEHAAELAAILEWAQKSADGSKEDLSFLPKEEVWEEVRCEADQCSRVRCAHYGRCFLHRARREAAQADVLVVNHALLLADLAVRQQTDNYTAAAVLPPFERIIFDEAHHLEDVATSFFSAQVTRFAFARVLNRLRHPRKPEKGLLPRLLAVLARELPDSEDDLYRDLHGRIEAILAGRQALFDRAVRDLEAIGSELAAALGKEISEREEFKHRIVPAFTQSETWHAIRERVRELARETELLARAVRELLKASGRIPEAVTEKVAGQVTDLRGVAGRIEAIAGDLAFFIGTEASTCAWFEVGKGRIGRATGIVTRLCTAPLEVAGSLKEAVYDRFRTVVLTSATLAVGGTFDYFRQRVGLDRTEAERRAELLLASPFDFVRQALVAVPTDLPEPGRAGYPEAVRDLTERAVLAADGRSFVLFTAYSLLRRVHGELAPVLEARGYRCLRQGDDNRHRLLKRFAQDATSVLFGTDSFWEGVDVPGRSLEQVIITRLPFKVPTEPVLEARAEAIEAAGGDPFMAYTVPQAVIKFKQGFGRLIRHRDDRGVVLILDSRVVKKGYGHTFLRSLPGARVLAAPADSVFAEIRRFFAAE, encoded by the coding sequence ATGCAGAAAACCTTTTCCACTGCCGCCATCCATGCCATGCGCACGGCCATTGCCGAGGCCGCCGGCAATGAGGTCTTCTTCCTCGGCCGCACCGACGGCGAGCGCCGGGTGGTCGAGGTCGAGGTGCTGGCACGGGGGAGCGCCGAGGCGGTTCCGGCCATCCTGCAGCTCTGCCGCTACGGCGACGTGGTCATCCACAACCACCCCTCCGGACACCTGCAGCCCTCCGGCGCCGATCTCGAGATCGCCTCGCGGTTGGGCGCCCTCGGCGTCGGCTTCCATATTGTGGATAACCCTGTGGAAAACGTCTACCGGGTGGTGGAGGCTTTCGTCCCGAAGGCGGAGACTCGGGTTGATCCGGAAAGGATTGCCGCTCTGCTCGGTCCCGACGGGGCGGTGGCGCGCTCCCTGCTCGGCTACGAGGAGCGTCCCGAGCAGCTGCGCATGGCCTTCGCCGTCGGCGAGGCCTTCAACGGCGGGAAACTGGCGGTAATCGAGGCCGGCACCGGCACCGGCAAGAGCCTCGCCTACCTGGTGCCCGCCCTGCTCTGGGCGCTCGCCAACGAGCAGCGGGTGGTCGTTTCCACCAACACCATCAACCTGCAGGAGCAGTTGATCCGCAAGGACCTCCCCTTCCTGCAGCGGGCCGCCGGCCTGGAGTTCAGGGCGGTGTTGGTCAAAGGTCGGGGCAACTACCTCTGCCTGCGCCGTGCCGAGACGGCTCACCTCGAGCCGGGGCTCTTCGATGAAGAGCACGCCGCCGAACTGGCAGCCATCCTCGAGTGGGCGCAGAAGAGCGCCGACGGCTCGAAGGAAGATCTCTCCTTTTTGCCCAAAGAGGAGGTCTGGGAGGAGGTGCGCTGCGAAGCCGACCAGTGCTCGCGGGTGCGCTGCGCCCACTACGGCCGCTGCTTCCTGCACCGGGCGCGGCGCGAGGCGGCGCAGGCCGACGTGCTGGTGGTCAACCACGCCCTGCTCCTCGCCGACCTGGCAGTGCGCCAGCAGACCGACAACTACACCGCCGCCGCCGTTCTCCCCCCCTTCGAGCGCATCATCTTCGACGAGGCGCACCACCTGGAGGATGTCGCCACCAGTTTCTTCTCCGCTCAGGTGACCCGCTTCGCCTTCGCCCGGGTGCTGAACCGCCTGCGCCATCCGCGCAAGCCGGAGAAGGGGCTGCTGCCGCGGCTGCTCGCCGTTCTCGCCCGCGAACTCCCCGACAGCGAGGATGACCTTTACCGCGACCTGCACGGGCGCATCGAGGCGATTCTCGCCGGCCGCCAGGCGCTCTTCGACCGGGCGGTGCGCGACCTGGAGGCAATCGGCAGCGAACTCGCCGCTGCCCTCGGCAAAGAAATTTCCGAGCGCGAGGAGTTCAAGCATCGTATCGTCCCCGCCTTCACCCAGAGCGAAACCTGGCACGCCATCCGCGAGCGGGTGCGCGAGCTGGCCAGGGAGACGGAACTTTTGGCCCGGGCGGTGCGCGAGTTGCTCAAGGCGAGCGGGCGCATCCCCGAGGCGGTCACGGAGAAGGTCGCCGGTCAGGTCACCGACCTGCGCGGCGTCGCCGGGCGGATCGAGGCGATCGCCGGCGACCTCGCCTTCTTCATCGGGACGGAGGCTTCGACCTGCGCCTGGTTCGAGGTCGGCAAGGGGCGCATCGGCCGCGCCACCGGCATCGTCACCCGCCTCTGCACCGCCCCCTTGGAAGTGGCCGGCAGCCTCAAGGAGGCCGTCTACGACCGCTTCCGGACGGTGGTGCTGACCAGCGCCACCCTTGCCGTCGGCGGCACCTTCGACTACTTCCGCCAGCGCGTCGGCCTCGACCGCACCGAGGCGGAGCGGCGGGCGGAGCTGCTCCTGGCATCCCCCTTCGACTTCGTCCGCCAGGCGCTGGTCGCGGTGCCGACCGACCTGCCCGAACCGGGGCGGGCCGGCTACCCCGAGGCGGTGCGCGACCTCACCGAGCGGGCGGTGCTGGCTGCCGACGGCCGCTCCTTCGTCCTCTTCACCGCCTACTCCCTGCTGCGGCGGGTGCACGGCGAGCTCGCCCCGGTGCTCGAGGCGCGCGGCTACCGCTGTCTGCGCCAGGGGGACGACAATCGCCACCGCCTGCTGAAGCGGTTCGCCCAGGACGCCACCAGCGTCCTCTTCGGTACCGACTCCTTCTGGGAGGGGGTCGACGTGCCGGGACGCTCGCTGGAGCAGGTGATCATCACCCGTCTGCCCTTCAAGGTGCCGACCGAACCGGTCCTGGAGGCGCGGGCCGAGGCGATCGAAGCGGCCGGCGGCGACCCGTTCATGGCCTACACCGTCCCGCAGGCGGTGATCAAGTTCAAGCAGGGTTTCGGCCGCCTCATCCGCCACCGTGACGACCGTGGCGTGGTCCTCATTCTCGACAGCCGGGTGGTAAAGAAGGGGTACGGACACACTTTTCTGCGCTCGCTGCCGGGCGCCAGGGTGCTCGCCGCCCCGGCCGACTCGGTATTCGCCGAGATCAGGCGTTTCTTCGCTGCCGAATGA
- a CDS encoding AtpZ/AtpI family protein, whose translation MAEDRRQLIKSLGFLSGVGISMVAATFIGLAMGYYLDKWLGTSPWLTLIFLGFGIVSGFRNVYILTERELKRQQRENEKEHKDGEGPG comes from the coding sequence ATGGCCGAGGATAGGCGCCAACTCATCAAATCGCTGGGCTTTTTGTCCGGCGTCGGGATTTCCATGGTGGCTGCTACCTTCATCGGGCTGGCCATGGGCTACTATCTCGACAAGTGGTTGGGGACCTCTCCCTGGCTGACTCTGATCTTTCTGGGCTTCGGGATTGTTTCGGGCTTCCGCAACGTCTATATTCTGACCGAGCGGGAACTCAAACGCCAGCAGCGGGAAAACGAAAAAGAACATAAAGACGGTGAAGGACCAGGATGA
- a CDS encoding S8 family serine peptidase: protein MKNLSYHCAVILSFFLVIIACPTPAVHAAAVDARLQSILADAGGAETIPVIVTFRNGVEFSRLPAGPRHLRRAELVRTLKSRASAAQAPAREFLRGRGVGPIKDLWIINGLAVTASPETIQALAARPEVQSLRYDEVISLSLPEISPSLVSGKVEPNIELVNAPTLWKQGFAGQGVTVAIMDSGVDLSHPDLGPRWRGGSNSWFDPNGEHSLAPADVAGHGTGVMGILVGGNAGGSVIGVAPEAQWIAVKIFNDAGTASYSTIHQGFGWLLDPDGNPATDDAPDVVNNSWGFDEATGVCDSSVRVFQADLQALKAAGIAVVFAAGNTGPDANTSVAPANYPEAFAVGSVGTDQSTTAISRYSACGPSACDGTVYPEAMAPGYNVRTADLTVGGASSGAFVRMDGTSLAAPHVSGVMALLLSAFPETRVEALETVMKSSAVDMGKSGADNSYGYGLVDAPAAFNLLNDALLGVVDPVDPTGDSLLPFGHVPVGSSATRALTLQNDGSGFLFIPSISVAGPPSAYSITSNTCNRALSAEESCTVTVHFAPAAHQSFAARLDVFSNGSADGVTSVELTGTGNSPPPTPQPVAPTDGATDLLTSAVLQWDQLSDADGDAVTHEVLFSTSPDFSQSTPIEVTLLPTAGGGVLLAGVGGFLVFFGAASGTRKKKRQVLAGGLLVTVLMLLLSCGGGGGAPVVEPTVERRSHELTGLMPATTYFWKVTAVDGRGGRTESAIRSFTTR, encoded by the coding sequence GTGAAAAATCTGTCTTACCATTGCGCTGTTATCCTTTCATTCTTTCTGGTCATCATCGCTTGTCCGACTCCAGCTGTTCATGCAGCCGCCGTCGATGCCCGACTACAGTCCATTCTTGCGGACGCCGGCGGCGCCGAAACCATTCCAGTCATCGTCACCTTCCGGAACGGAGTGGAATTCTCCCGCCTGCCCGCCGGTCCCCGCCATCTGCGCCGGGCCGAACTGGTGCGCACCCTGAAGAGCCGGGCCTCGGCGGCACAAGCGCCGGCAAGGGAATTCCTGCGTGGACGGGGAGTCGGGCCGATCAAGGATCTATGGATCATCAATGGTCTGGCGGTGACCGCCTCTCCGGAGACGATTCAAGCTCTGGCCGCGCGACCAGAGGTGCAGAGCCTCCGTTATGACGAGGTCATCTCCCTCTCCTTGCCCGAGATCTCGCCGTCGCTAGTCAGCGGGAAGGTCGAACCGAACATCGAGTTGGTAAACGCACCTACGCTCTGGAAACAGGGGTTCGCCGGCCAGGGGGTGACGGTGGCGATCATGGACAGCGGGGTGGACCTTTCCCATCCCGACCTCGGGCCGCGCTGGCGCGGAGGAAGCAACAGCTGGTTCGATCCGAACGGCGAGCATTCCCTTGCCCCGGCCGATGTGGCTGGTCACGGCACCGGCGTGATGGGGATCCTGGTCGGAGGAAACGCCGGCGGCTCGGTCATCGGCGTGGCACCGGAGGCGCAATGGATCGCCGTGAAAATCTTCAACGATGCCGGGACGGCCTCATACAGCACCATCCACCAGGGTTTCGGCTGGCTGCTCGACCCGGATGGCAACCCGGCTACCGACGACGCGCCTGACGTGGTCAACAACTCCTGGGGTTTCGACGAGGCAACCGGCGTCTGCGACTCGTCGGTCCGGGTCTTCCAGGCTGATCTGCAGGCGCTGAAAGCGGCCGGCATCGCTGTCGTTTTCGCCGCCGGCAACACCGGTCCCGATGCCAACACCAGCGTTGCCCCGGCGAACTATCCGGAGGCCTTCGCGGTCGGGTCGGTCGGCACCGACCAATCGACGACGGCAATCTCCCGCTACAGCGCCTGTGGCCCCTCGGCCTGCGACGGCACGGTCTATCCCGAAGCGATGGCGCCCGGGTACAACGTGCGAACCGCCGACCTCACCGTCGGTGGTGCATCGTCCGGCGCCTTCGTGCGAATGGACGGCACCTCCCTCGCCGCGCCGCATGTCTCCGGGGTGATGGCCCTGTTGCTCAGCGCCTTTCCCGAGACCAGGGTCGAGGCCCTCGAAACCGTTATGAAATCGTCAGCTGTGGATATGGGGAAATCAGGCGCCGACAACAGTTACGGCTACGGCCTGGTGGACGCGCCGGCAGCATTCAATCTGTTGAATGATGCCCTTCTGGGCGTCGTCGATCCGGTTGATCCCACGGGTGACAGTTTGCTCCCCTTCGGCCATGTTCCTGTCGGCAGCTCGGCAACCAGAGCGCTGACACTGCAAAACGACGGGAGCGGATTCCTGTTCATCCCGTCCATCAGTGTTGCCGGACCTCCATCGGCCTACTCAATTACCAGCAATACCTGCAACCGGGCTTTGAGTGCCGAGGAGAGCTGCACGGTCACAGTTCACTTCGCTCCCGCCGCCCACCAGAGCTTCGCAGCAAGGCTTGACGTTTTTTCAAACGGTTCGGCTGATGGCGTCACCTCGGTTGAACTCACCGGCACCGGCAACTCGCCACCGCCGACGCCGCAACCGGTCGCACCGACCGACGGTGCAACCGACCTCCTCACTTCTGCTGTGCTGCAATGGGATCAGCTGTCGGACGCCGACGGCGATGCAGTGACCCACGAGGTTTTGTTTTCCACGTCGCCGGATTTCAGCCAGAGCACGCCGATTGAAGTCACCCTCTTGCCCACTGCCGGCGGCGGTGTCCTGCTGGCCGGCGTCGGCGGCTTTCTGGTGTTCTTTGGCGCTGCGTCCGGCACCAGGAAGAAAAAACGGCAAGTATTGGCCGGCGGCCTACTTGTAACGGTCCTGATGCTGCTGCTCTCCTGTGGGGGCGGAGGCGGAGCTCCCGTAGTCGAGCCCACAGTAGAGCGTCGCAGCCATGAGCTGACCGGCCTGATGCCGGCAACCACCTATTTCTGGAAAGTGACGGCCGTGGATGGCCGGGGCGGCCGCACGGAGAGCGCGATCAGAAGTTTCACTACCCGTTAG
- a CDS encoding RNA methyltransferase: MTIPSLEHVAIILVEPQNPGNIGMVCRAMANFGASDLRLVNPCAHLHPEARKFAVAANHLLGQARLFSDLASAIADLQLTVATTRRTGRLRGELLDIAEVPGLQAELPPGGRLGLVFGREDAGLTSEEVALCSRAATVATAAEVGSLNLAQAVLLFLHELARSPARTVNQGPAEPPNAAELEALFHQIEQLLSRIAFLNPARPEGVMNTLRRLHHRAGLDRRDLAILRGMWSQLEWSVNDWRGRKRGEG; encoded by the coding sequence ATGACTATCCCCTCCCTGGAGCACGTCGCCATCATTCTGGTCGAACCCCAGAACCCGGGCAACATCGGCATGGTCTGCCGGGCCATGGCCAATTTCGGCGCCAGCGACCTGCGCCTGGTCAACCCTTGCGCCCACCTGCATCCCGAGGCGCGCAAGTTCGCCGTTGCCGCCAACCACCTGCTCGGCCAGGCGCGGCTCTTTTCCGACCTGGCTTCGGCGATTGCCGATCTGCAGTTGACCGTCGCGACGACGCGGCGGACGGGACGGCTGCGTGGCGAACTGCTCGACATTGCCGAGGTCCCCGGGTTGCAGGCAGAACTTCCGCCCGGGGGACGACTCGGTCTGGTCTTCGGCCGCGAGGATGCCGGGCTGACCAGCGAAGAGGTGGCTCTCTGCTCCCGCGCCGCGACGGTGGCGACGGCGGCCGAAGTCGGCTCGCTCAACCTGGCACAGGCGGTTCTGCTCTTTCTGCACGAGCTCGCTCGAAGCCCCGCCCGGACCGTCAACCAGGGGCCAGCCGAGCCGCCGAACGCGGCAGAGCTGGAGGCGCTCTTTCATCAGATCGAGCAGCTCCTCTCCCGGATCGCCTTTCTCAACCCTGCCCGCCCCGAGGGAGTCATGAACACTCTACGTCGGCTCCACCACCGGGCCGGTCTTGACCGGCGCGATCTGGCCATCCTGCGGGGGATGTGGAGTCAGCTCGAATGGAGCGTCAACGACTGGCGCGGGCGCAAGCGGGGAGAGGGTTGA
- a CDS encoding DUF192 domain-containing protein yields MRFIPRPAQLWIVLLLLVPAPLFGGPNPVADPAMPALRGDGQLEFLCPDRPVRAAIRIEIADAPVARATGLMGRVLKDDTEGMLFVFEAPAIQNFWMRNTPGSLDIIFVAEDGRVRNIAEQAIPLSDRTYSSAGPASYVVEVRGGFARRFGIDQNCRIRWQRY; encoded by the coding sequence ATGCGTTTCATCCCCAGGCCGGCGCAACTTTGGATCGTTCTGCTGTTGCTCGTGCCCGCTCCTCTTTTCGGCGGTCCTAACCCCGTCGCCGATCCGGCCATGCCGGCACTGCGGGGGGATGGGCAGCTTGAGTTTCTCTGCCCTGACCGCCCCGTCAGGGCCGCCATCCGCATTGAAATCGCCGACGCCCCCGTGGCTCGTGCCACAGGGCTCATGGGCCGCGTGCTGAAGGACGACACAGAGGGGATGCTGTTCGTTTTTGAAGCTCCGGCGATCCAGAATTTCTGGATGCGCAATACGCCAGGCTCCCTGGACATCATCTTCGTGGCAGAGGATGGCCGGGTGCGCAATATCGCCGAACAAGCCATCCCCCTGTCGGATCGGACCTACAGCTCTGCCGGACCGGCAAGTTATGTGGTGGAAGTCAGGGGCGGCTTCGCCCGGCGTTTCGGCATCGATCAGAACTGCCGCATCCGCTGGCAGCGATATTGA
- a CDS encoding ATP synthase subunit I produces MKDQDDRLLGEIARRNWVVLTGLVLLSLLWRSAPVTLGVLAGGLVAIGGFLWLHHSLKKVIAAPSRHSARSFKINYIVRLGSLAAVLLLLIAVARVNPLGLAAGLSVVVINILWTTLKRSFPTRRQ; encoded by the coding sequence GTGAAGGACCAGGATGATCGACTGCTGGGCGAAATCGCCCGGCGCAACTGGGTCGTGCTGACCGGCCTGGTCCTGCTGAGCCTGCTGTGGCGCTCGGCTCCCGTCACCCTCGGGGTGCTCGCCGGGGGACTGGTGGCCATTGGCGGCTTCCTCTGGCTTCACCACTCGCTGAAGAAGGTGATCGCCGCTCCGTCCCGGCATTCGGCCCGTAGCTTCAAAATCAATTATATTGTTCGGCTCGGCAGCCTGGCAGCGGTTCTGCTGCTGCTCATCGCCGTTGCCAGGGTCAACCCGCTGGGGTTGGCTGCAGGACTCTCGGTGGTGGTCATCAACATCCTCTGGACCACCCTGAAACGATCGTTCCCAACGAGGAGGCAGTAA
- the atpE gene encoding ATP synthase F0 subunit C, producing MEFFAWCMIAAGFGMAIGSFGTGLGQGLAIKSAVEGVARNPGASGKILTTMMIGLAMIESLAIYVFVVCMIILFANPFTTQVVELVGRTAG from the coding sequence ATGGAATTTTTCGCTTGGTGTATGATCGCTGCCGGTTTCGGCATGGCCATCGGTTCTTTCGGAACCGGCCTCGGCCAGGGGCTCGCAATCAAGAGCGCCGTCGAGGGCGTGGCCCGCAACCCCGGTGCCAGCGGTAAGATCCTGACCACGATGATGATCGGTCTGGCCATGATCGAGTCCCTGGCCATCTATGTCTTCGTTGTGTGCATGATCATCCTCTTCGCCAACCCCTTCACCACCCAGGTGGTTGAACTGGTCGGCCGCACTGCTGGCTGA
- a CDS encoding DNA-3-methyladenine glycosylase I: MNNRCRCPWVDLGKPDYVAYHDQEWGVPVHDDRLLFEFLVLEGAQAGLSWYTVLRKRQHYRAAFDQFDPAKVARYDEQKIAELLGDPGLIRNRAKIEAAVGNARSFLAVQEAFGSFDAYLWRFVDGRPVIHELRSLTDYPATSPESDALSKDLRGRGFKFVGSTICYAHMQATGMVNDHTLDCFRRQQIIQGS; this comes from the coding sequence GTGAACAATCGCTGCCGCTGTCCCTGGGTCGACCTGGGCAAGCCCGACTATGTCGCCTATCACGACCAAGAATGGGGCGTGCCGGTCCATGACGACCGCCTGCTCTTCGAGTTCCTCGTCCTTGAGGGAGCCCAGGCCGGCCTTTCGTGGTACACCGTGCTGCGCAAGCGGCAGCACTACCGGGCCGCCTTCGACCAATTCGACCCGGCAAAGGTGGCCCGCTACGATGAGCAGAAGATTGCCGAGCTGCTGGGCGACCCCGGCCTTATCCGCAACCGCGCCAAGATCGAGGCGGCGGTCGGCAACGCCCGCAGCTTTCTTGCCGTGCAGGAGGCGTTCGGCAGCTTTGACGCCTACCTCTGGCGCTTCGTCGACGGCCGTCCGGTCATCCACGAACTGCGCTCCCTCACCGACTATCCGGCAACCTCCCCGGAATCCGATGCACTGAGCAAGGATCTGCGCGGCCGCGGCTTCAAGTTCGTCGGCTCGACCATCTGCTACGCCCACATGCAGGCGACCGGCATGGTAAACGACCACACCCTCGACTGCTTCCGCCGACAACAGATCATTCAAGGCAGCTGA
- a CDS encoding peptide-methionine (S)-S-oxide reductase encodes MCCSPCSRWSQSRPPQAKAGREQSRWIPAASGRFTRQIVTEIIPVSVFYPAEEYHQDYYKKNPLRYKFCRHGSGRDEFLDSVWGKAPGEATQEH; translated from the coding sequence TTGTGTTGCTCGCCCTGTTCGCGCTGGTCGCAGTCGCGGCCGCCGCAGGCGAAAGCGGGCAGGGAACAAAGCCGATGGATACCAGCCGCCTCGGGCCGGTTCACCCGGCAGATCGTCACCGAGATTATCCCGGTCTCAGTCTTTTATCCGGCCGAAGAGTACCATCAGGACTATTACAAGAAGAATCCGCTACGCTACAAGTTCTGCCGTCATGGCTCGGGCCGCGACGAGTTTCTTGACAGTGTCTGGGGAAAGGCGCCGGGAGAGGCCACCCAAGAGCACTAA
- the atpB gene encoding F0F1 ATP synthase subunit A — protein MTHPFLFLKWLEEQIGTHIGEHVMYTWFVMLVLILLAFAASRAIKMVPGGLQNFMEVVVSGVENLIEETMGHKGKAYFPLIATFALFILVSNLIALIPGFMPPTANLNTNGALALTVFAMTHIVGVKEHGVSYLKHFMGPILVLAPLMFIIEVIGHLARPLSLSLRLFGNMYGHEIVLMIFFALVPFLLPVPMMLMGVLVACIQTFVFTLLAMIYIAGALEEAH, from the coding sequence ATGACGCACCCGTTTCTTTTTCTGAAGTGGCTCGAAGAGCAGATCGGCACGCATATCGGCGAACACGTGATGTACACCTGGTTCGTCATGCTCGTCCTCATCCTGCTTGCCTTCGCCGCCTCCCGGGCGATCAAGATGGTCCCCGGCGGCCTGCAGAATTTCATGGAAGTCGTCGTCAGCGGCGTCGAGAACCTGATCGAGGAGACGATGGGGCACAAGGGCAAGGCCTACTTCCCGCTCATCGCCACCTTCGCCCTGTTCATCCTCGTCTCCAACCTGATTGCCCTGATCCCCGGCTTCATGCCGCCTACGGCGAATCTCAACACCAACGGCGCCCTGGCGCTGACCGTCTTCGCCATGACTCACATCGTCGGCGTCAAGGAGCACGGCGTCTCCTATCTGAAGCACTTCATGGGACCGATTCTGGTGCTGGCACCGCTGATGTTCATCATCGAGGTGATCGGTCATCTGGCCCGCCCCCTGTCGCTCTCGCTGCGTCTTTTCGGCAACATGTACGGCCACGAGATCGTCCTGATGATCTTCTTTGCCCTGGTGCCGTTCCTGCTGCCGGTGCCCATGATGCTGATGGGCGTGCTGGTCGCCTGCATCCAGACCTTCGTCTTCACCCTGCTGGCGATGATTTACATTGCCGGCGCCCTGGAAGAAGCTCACTGA